From the genome of Candidatus Binatia bacterium:
CGGTGGTGGACGTGGAGTTCGCCAACGGCACCGTGCCGCCGATCTATAATGCCCTGCGCATTTCGAATCCGGCGATCAGCAGTCAAGCGTGGAACCTGGTTGTCGAAGTGGCGCAGCACCTCGGCGAGAGGACCGTGCGCTGCATTGCCATGGATTCGACCGAGGGGCTGGTGCGCGGCATGGAGGTGCAGGATACCGGTGATCCGATCACGGTGCCGGTCGGGCCGCAGACGCTCGGCCGCATCATCAACGTTATCGGCGAACCGGTGGATGAGGCTGGACCTGTGGAGGGAGTGACCCGGTATCCCATTCACCGCTCGCCGCCTACCTTCGTCGATCAGGCCACGGAGGTTCAGGCCTTCGAAACCGGCATCAAAGTCGTCGACCTGCTCGCACCGTATGCCCGCGGCGGCAAGATCGGCCTGTTTGGTGGCGCTGGCGTAGGCAAGACCGTGTTGATCATGGAGCTGATCAACAATGTGGCGACGCAGCATGGTGGGTACTCCGTCTTCGGTGGTGTGGGCGAGCGCACGCGCGAGGGCAACGACCTGTGGCTGGAGATGCGTGAGTCAGGCGTCATTTCGAAGACCGCCTTGGTCTACGGCCAGATGAACGAACCGCCGGGCGCCCGTGCCCGCGTAGGACTGACCGCCGTGACAGCCGCCGAATATTTCCGTGACGAAGAGGGCAAGGACGTGCTGCTCTTCATCGACAACATCTTCCGCTTTACGCAGGCGAACTCGGAAGTGTCGGCCTTGCTCGGCCGTATGCCATCGGCGGTGGGTTACCAGCCGACCCTGTCGACCGACCTCGGCGAATTGCAGGAACGCATCACCACCACCAAAAAGGGCTCGATCACCTCGGTGCAAGCGATCTACGTTCCGGCCGACGACCTGACCGACCCGGCGCCGGCCACCACCTTTGCGCACCTCGACGCCACAACGGTCCTGTCGCGCGCCTTGACGGAAATCGGCATCTATCCCGCCGTCGACCCGCTCGATTCCACCTCTCGGATTCTCGATCCCGGTGTCGTCGGTGAAGAGCACTACCACGTCGCGCGCCAGGTCCAGGAGGTGTTGCAGCGGTACAAGGATCTGCAAGACATCATCGCCATCCTGGGCATGGACGAGTTGTCGGAAGAGGACAAGCTGATTGTGTCGCGGGCGCGGAAGATCCAGCGCTTCCTGTCGCAGCCGTTTCATGTCGCCGAAGCGTTCACGAATATGAAGGGCGCGTACGTGAAGCTGCCAGACACGATCCGTGGATTCAAAGAAATTGCCGACGGCAAGCACGATGATATTCCCGAGCAGGCTTTTTACATGGTCGGGACCATCGAGGATGCGGTGGAGAAGGCCAGGAAGCTCGCCGCGTAGCGGCAGCAGCACGAGCCGGCCATCCGCAAGAGCAACCACATGCCCGATGCTTTCCAGCTCCGGATTGTGACCCCGAACCGGCTGCTGTTCGACGAACAGGTACGCGAGGTCACTGCCCCGGGCACGCTCGGCGAGTTCGGTGTGCTGCCCGACCACATCACGTTCCTTACCTCCCTGGAGATCGGTGCGCTCCGTTACCGGATCGATGGGGAGGCGCAGCGGATAGCGGTCCGCGGGGGGTTCGCGGAAGTGGCGGACAACGTGATGACCGTCCTCGCCGATGAGGCTGTTTTCGCTGAGGACGTTGATCGAGAGGCCGCCCGCGCCGATCTGACGGCAGCCGATGCCCAGTTACGTAACCTGTCGCCGCTCGATCCAAGTTTTTCCGCCGCCGACGCCAATCGCCGTTGGGCCCAGGCGCGAATCGAGCTCAGCAGCGGACGGTAAGTACGAGCCTGCGATCATCCTACATTACTCCTCGGCTTCCCACCGGTTCACTTCCGCCCAGAAGAAGCTGAACAGCACCCGTGTCTCGGGGGGCGTCCCCTGCCGTGAGTTTCAAGTGCCGCTGCCGCTATAGTAACGTGACTGGTGATGTCAGACGATGCGCATGAGGTGGTTGTGGCTCGCGTCGGCGAGCTGACCCCAGGACAAACGACGAAGTTTTTGCTGCGGTGTCACGATCGCGAGGAGGAATGCTTCCTGGTCAATCACCGCGGGACGCTGTACGCCTACATCAACCGTTGCTGTCACGTGCCCATGACCATGGACTGGATCGACAACCAGTTCATGACCGAGGACCAGCGATACATCCTATGCGCCACCCACGGTGCCTGCTATCAGCCCGATACCGGTGAATGCATCGTCGGACCGCCGCTGGGGAAATTCCTGACCCCGGTGCCGTTAGTCATCCGCGGCGACACAGTCATCGCTGCCTGTCCCGAGGAGGGCCCACGCGCCCCTACCGGGAACGCGTCGCGCCCCACCTCTCCCAGTAGGTAACCTCGTGCACCGGGCGCCGTCTGGTGGGCCCGAACTTGCCTTTCGGGTAGCCGATGGGAAGCAGCGC
Proteins encoded in this window:
- the atpD gene encoding F0F1 ATP synthase subunit beta, encoding MNIGKITQIIGPVVDVEFANGTVPPIYNALRISNPAISSQAWNLVVEVAQHLGERTVRCIAMDSTEGLVRGMEVQDTGDPITVPVGPQTLGRIINVIGEPVDEAGPVEGVTRYPIHRSPPTFVDQATEVQAFETGIKVVDLLAPYARGGKIGLFGGAGVGKTVLIMELINNVATQHGGYSVFGGVGERTREGNDLWLEMRESGVISKTALVYGQMNEPPGARARVGLTAVTAAEYFRDEEGKDVLLFIDNIFRFTQANSEVSALLGRMPSAVGYQPTLSTDLGELQERITTTKKGSITSVQAIYVPADDLTDPAPATTFAHLDATTVLSRALTEIGIYPAVDPLDSTSRILDPGVVGEEHYHVARQVQEVLQRYKDLQDIIAILGMDELSEEDKLIVSRARKIQRFLSQPFHVAEAFTNMKGAYVKLPDTIRGFKEIADGKHDDIPEQAFYMVGTIEDAVEKARKLAA
- the atpC gene encoding ATP synthase F1 subunit epsilon; this translates as MPDAFQLRIVTPNRLLFDEQVREVTAPGTLGEFGVLPDHITFLTSLEIGALRYRIDGEAQRIAVRGGFAEVADNVMTVLADEAVFAEDVDREAARADLTAADAQLRNLSPLDPSFSAADANRRWAQARIELSSGR
- a CDS encoding Rieske 2Fe-2S domain-containing protein; this translates as MSDDAHEVVVARVGELTPGQTTKFLLRCHDREEECFLVNHRGTLYAYINRCCHVPMTMDWIDNQFMTEDQRYILCATHGACYQPDTGECIVGPPLGKFLTPVPLVIRGDTVIAACPEEGPRAPTGNASRPTSPSR